The genomic region TAGTCAACTCCCAACATCCATCACCCAAGGCAACTACAATAGGACACATTTCCTTGTGTTCTTCTTTGTCACAGGATACAGAACTGCACGGACAGCTTCAGCAAACACCTCCCGAACACCCTCCTGATTCAACGCCGAGCACTCCAAATATTTGACTGCTCCAATTTGTTTGGCCAGAGAAGTCCCCTGCTGCGGGGTGGTGGGAGCCAAGCTCTGCTCTTTCAACTTTTTAACCGTTTCCAGGTCACTCCTCAAGTCTCTCTTGGTGCCCACCAGGAGGATGGGGACGTTGGGGCAGTGGTGAGAAACCTCAGGGTGCCATTTGTGCCTGACGTTGGCGTAGGACGAGGGGCTGCCGATGGAGAAGCAGATGATGAAGACGTTGGTCTGGGGGTAGGAGAGCGTGCGCAGGCGGTCGTACTCCTCCTGGCCCGCAGTGTCCCAGAGGTTCAGGCTGACTGTCCGGCCGTCCACGGTCATCTGGGCACTGTAGTTGTCAAACACAGTGGGGATGTACTCCTCTGGGAAGGCGTTGGTGGTGTAGCTGATGAGCAGACAAGTTTTTCCCACCGCGCCATCTCCGACCACCACGCACTTTATAGTCTGCATCCTTCACCCAGAAACAGAGTCCTGCTCAAAGCAAGAAGAGGGCAGTTAGGC from Ammospiza caudacuta isolate bAmmCau1 chromosome 14, bAmmCau1.pri, whole genome shotgun sequence harbors:
- the LOC131563777 gene encoding rho-related GTP-binding protein RhoG-like, whose protein sequence is MQTIKCVVVGDGAVGKTCLLISYTTNAFPEEYIPTVFDNYSAQMTVDGRTVSLNLWDTAGQEEYDRLRTLSYPQTNVFIICFSIGSPSSYANVRHKWHPEVSHHCPNVPILLVGTKRDLRSDLETVKKLKEQSLAPTTPQQGTSLAKQIGAVKYLECSALNQEGVREVFAEAVRAVLYPVTKKNTRKCVLL